The Elaeis guineensis isolate ETL-2024a chromosome 3, EG11, whole genome shotgun sequence region TTGGCGGCGAGGTGGGAGGAGAGGCGGTAGAGACCCGAGGAGGTCTCGCGGAGGAGGATGGGCCGCTCCACCACGAAGATGGGGAGGGTCTCGGTGGTGGAGGAGAGGAGGAAGGTCAGGGTGAAGGCGAAGAAGCCCAGCCGTTTGTGTATGCCCTCCTCGTCGTAGCCGACATGAATGTAGATGCTTCCCAGAAGAAGTCCGACACCGAGAGCTTCGAGGGTGTTGGTCAGAAGAAGCTGTTTGGTCCGGTAGATGATCTTCAAGAAGCGGCTGTAGAGAGTCAGGATTTCGCGAGTCCGAGAGCTTGTGTAAGGGATCTCTTCAATCCTGGTGGTGGCGGCGGCGGCGACGGCTTTCTTTTGATCAGATTTAGAGTTAGAGAGAGGAGCGGTGGTGGTGGGATAGGGGAGTTGGTGGAGGACTTCCAAGGCGTACTCGAGGGGGTTGAGAGGAGGAGGaacggagaagttggagtcgaggaggAAGCTGTCGAGGGAGGAGAGGGTGCCGTGGTGGAGGACAGAGCCcttggagaggaggaggagggagtcgAGGGCGGAGAGCAGGCGGGAGCTGGGCTGGTGGATGGAGAGGACAATGGTGGTGGAGCGGGAGGCGGCGACGGAACGGAGCGACTGGAGGACGAGGAGGGCGGACGCGCTATCGAGGCCGGAGGTAGGCTCGTCGAGCAGGAGGACGGCGGGGTCGCGGAGTAGGGAGAGGCCGATGGAGACGCGACGGCGCTCGCCACCGGAAATGGGGCCGCAGAGGCGGGTGGAAGCGAGGTGGGAGAGGCGGAGGTCCGCGAGGAGGGCGGCTACGGCAGCGGGGACGGCGGAGGGGTCCGGGAGGAGGAGGCGGGCGGCGAAGGCGAATGTCTCGGAGACGGTGAGGAGGGGGAGGGTGGCGTCGTGCTGCGGGACGTGGGCGGAGAGGCGTCGGAAGGTTGGGGGGTGCAGTGGCGCGGAGTTCACCAGGAGGCGGCCGCTGGTGGGGGCGGTGCGGGCGGCGAGAATGTCGAGAAGGGTGGACTTGCCGGCGCCGCTGGGCCCCACGATGGCCAGGATCTCGCCAGGCCGTGCGGTGAAGGAGACGTCCCGGAGGATGTACGTCGGGGGTGGGGCCGGCCTGCATGTTTTCAACAGGTGTTTGAGGGGGGAAGAAGTGGGCTTGGCGTAGAAGATGGAACATGCGGTCAACTCGTAGGCCTTGGGCTCTGGATTTGGCGGAGACGGTGGTGGTGGTGGGGATTGGTCGGCCATGGGAATGGTGGCGGTCGGAGGTGGAGAGAGGGAGGTGGTGGTCGTGGGAGGCGGGTAAGGAGGAAGTAATGAGACGGGGTGTGAGTTGGCTCTGCTACCATGCTATTTGGATGCAAGTGGGACTGGGTGAGATAATGGTGGTAGACGGAGAAGAAAAATAATGGATAAAAGATGGACGCATGCGTTTCTTGGGTTCTGTTTGTTATCTTTCGCTCAAAAGCATGATTCATCTtctgtcagccgttggatcgacAGATGGATCGTAGGGAGAGGTTGGAGTGCTTTCAGATGTGTGGAGGATGACATCCAACGGTCGATGTGGTGCAAGAGGATCAATCCTTCTTtcgttctaaaaaaataaaaaaaattttgtgataccatatcaaatttataaaaatttttacatatataccattctaaacattcaaatttacgtgaatattctttcaaaattgatatttacatgtatatcctcataaaatatttattttacatatatattttatttttttattttttatatataatcatattattTAACACagttaaaaatattaatgatttaaatttgaatgattaaaatattcttatggatagacatgtaaaaaaaatttataaggatatatatatataaataataatttcatgAGGATATTTttgcaaatttgaatgtttagaaagatatgtacataaaaaattttaatttaatttttatctattttatttagatGGATTCAGATCCTCTTACTGTACAATATAGtaacatattatataatataacaacACGATaacgatattatataatattttatatattaaaataatatattttattttatttttatgcaagatgggatgattatgtccatcttataacaataagatatatcttatatattttacaaaaatatttttgataaaaatttttaaaataaaatataataagattataaatttttattgttacatAATGTTCAAATTCATAACTATGTCCATTTTATGCAAATGTACAagctattcatctaatatcagATTT contains the following coding sequences:
- the LOC105040782 gene encoding ABC transporter G family member 4-like, whose product is MADQSPPPPPSPPNPEPKAYELTACSIFYAKPTSSPLKHLLKTCRPAPPPTYILRDVSFTARPGEILAIVGPSGAGKSTLLDILAARTAPTSGRLLVNSAPLHPPTFRRLSAHVPQHDATLPLLTVSETFAFAARLLLPDPSAVPAAVAALLADLRLSHLASTRLCGPISGGERRRVSIGLSLLRDPAVLLLDEPTSGLDSASALLVLQSLRSVAASRSTTIVLSIHQPSSRLLSALDSLLLLSKGSVLHHGTLSSLDSFLLDSNFSVPPPLNPLEYALEVLHQLPYPTTTAPLSNSKSDQKKAVAAAATTRIEEIPYTSSRTREILTLYSRFLKIIYRTKQLLLTNTLEALGVGLLLGSIYIHVGYDEEGIHKRLGFFAFTLTFLLSSTTETLPIFVVERPILLRETSSGLYRLSSHLAANTLVFLPYLLAIALLYCIAVYFLVGLCASWTSFACFVLIVWAVVLTANSFVLLMSSLAPNYIAGTSLVTISLAGFFLFSGYFIAKESMPEYWLFVHYLSPYKYALDALLANEFGCAEGGRCFGWGEGGECAVTGRDVLERRGLREGQRWANLQVLFGFFVFYRSLYWIVLTRRASRAKK